One part of the Mariniblastus fucicola genome encodes these proteins:
- a CDS encoding bifunctional 3,4-dihydroxy-2-butanone-4-phosphate synthase/GTP cyclohydrolase II, with translation MSLNFSTIPEAVDAIGRGEVVIVLDDEHRENEGDYICAAELATAESINLVMSGRGDFCMPILPDAARRLKLTPLVDNNNSNNQTAFLTPLDHVTARTGITAEERALCVKAIADPNSKPDDFQRPGHVHLLMAKQGGVLRRAGHTEAAVDLARMAGLKPAGVLCEILDDDGERATRDQLLQIAKDKNLKIITIEDLIAYRRVSEKLVSQIASANLPTKYGDFRVIAYRVQYEAQEPVALVMGDPANGKQAPLVRMHSSCFTGDLLTSLRCDCGDQLHMALSMIAREGYGVLVYLPQEGRGIGLAEKIKAYNLQDQGLDTVEANQALGHKADSRDYGVGIQILKDLGMSEVRLLTNNPKKTEAFNLRGFDLKVVDQVPILPPVNEHNEKYLATKRDKMGHDLPID, from the coding sequence ATGTCGCTTAATTTTTCCACCATTCCAGAAGCCGTCGATGCCATCGGGCGAGGTGAGGTGGTCATCGTGCTTGATGATGAACATCGCGAAAACGAAGGTGACTATATTTGTGCCGCGGAATTGGCGACGGCCGAGTCGATCAATCTTGTGATGAGCGGACGCGGAGACTTCTGCATGCCGATTTTGCCAGACGCCGCGAGGCGACTCAAGCTTACGCCGCTGGTCGACAACAACAATTCCAACAATCAGACCGCGTTTCTGACGCCGCTGGATCACGTTACGGCACGAACCGGAATTACAGCCGAAGAGCGAGCCCTGTGCGTCAAAGCAATCGCCGATCCGAATAGCAAGCCGGATGATTTTCAGCGTCCAGGCCATGTTCACCTGTTGATGGCCAAACAGGGAGGCGTGCTTCGTCGTGCCGGGCACACCGAAGCCGCTGTCGATCTCGCGAGAATGGCTGGCCTGAAACCGGCCGGTGTGCTTTGCGAAATTCTTGATGACGATGGCGAACGCGCCACGCGAGATCAGCTGTTGCAAATCGCCAAAGACAAGAATCTGAAAATCATCACAATTGAAGACCTGATCGCTTACCGACGTGTTAGCGAAAAACTGGTTTCGCAAATCGCGTCTGCGAACTTGCCGACAAAGTACGGAGACTTTCGCGTGATCGCCTACCGGGTCCAGTACGAAGCTCAGGAACCGGTTGCGTTGGTGATGGGTGATCCGGCGAACGGAAAACAGGCGCCGCTCGTTCGTATGCACAGCAGTTGCTTTACCGGCGACCTGTTGACGTCGCTGCGATGTGATTGCGGCGATCAGTTGCACATGGCGTTGTCGATGATTGCCCGCGAAGGCTATGGCGTGCTCGTGTATCTGCCGCAGGAAGGCCGCGGCATCGGACTTGCAGAGAAAATCAAAGCCTACAATCTGCAGGACCAGGGCTTGGATACCGTCGAAGCGAATCAGGCTCTGGGCCACAAGGCTGACAGTCGTGACTATGGCGTCGGGATTCAAATCCTGAAAGATCTTGGCATGTCGGAAGTCCGTTTGCTGACCAACAATCCGAAAAAGACAGAAGCCTTCAACCTTCGCGGATTCGATTTGAAAGTCGTCGATCAGGTTCCGATTTTGCCTCCGGTCAACGAGCACAACGAAAAGTATCTTGCGACCAAACGTGACAAGATGGGTCACGATCTGCCGATCGACTAA
- a CDS encoding FAD-binding and (Fe-S)-binding domain-containing protein, protein MNTSSATIEVNRLESLRENLDGPLEFDSLTRKLYSTDASVYQQVPLAVAFPKSKRDLRTLIEFAQRNRTSLIPRTAGTSLAGQVVGRGIVVDLGKHLNQIGEIDVANKTVVVEPGVVRDELNLELANHDLLFGPETSTSNRAMIGGMLGNNSCGSNSIVYGTTRDQTIEVSGFLSDGSEATFGPLTKSEFQHKCELGTLEGEIYRYVQGMLGAEANRRLIQQHFPKPSIHRRNTGYALDALMDSEVFAADSDQRFNFCKLLAGSEGTLFLATSIKLQLHEFPPAENALLCVHFDTVDEALRANVIAMKFSLFASELIDQLVLQGAARNIAQRENLQFVEGQPGAILVLSLRGETMADVETQAAAIKRELTQAGLGYAFPVLSGREINRIWDLRKAGLGVVGNVPGDDKPVAVIEDTAVAIEDLPDYIRDVDQLLLERHDCECVHYAHAGSGEIHLRPVLNLKTDSDVKKFRDIATDVAALVRKYNGSLSGEHGDGRLRSEFIESMIGSECYALLRRVKQVFDPSGILNPGKIVDPVPMDAALRYAGLSQTQSIETVLDFESTLGLQRAAEMCTGSGDCRKSAKIGGTMCPSFMATGNERDTTRARANIVRHVLTESSELANDEIRDAMDLCLACKGCKGECPSNVDVGKIKAEFQQAWHDKHGIPLRTRFVAGVDRLNRMGSIVPWLANFTTKNFATGWLLRKVIGVASGRSLPEFSRVGLRRWFRNHVPHSNAGRNGKVLFFCDEFTSLTESHVGIAAIEVLERLGWAVEIPNHLESGRASLSKGLLRRARDIAANNVKQLSAVVSEQTPLISVEPSAILSFRDEYVDLLRGEEKETAKRLAENCLTFEEFIARQVENGNVSAESFSDEPKTVRLHGHCHEKALIGLVPALRTLQVPENYQVRLIASGCCGMAGSFGYEAEHFDVSMQIGELVLFPTVRNEPVDNTIAATGTSCRHQIKDGTERVALHPAEILRQAMID, encoded by the coding sequence TTGAACACGAGTTCTGCAACGATCGAAGTCAATCGGCTTGAGTCGTTGCGCGAAAACCTCGATGGACCGCTCGAGTTTGATTCGCTAACCCGCAAACTTTATTCGACCGACGCGTCGGTTTATCAGCAAGTCCCGCTGGCGGTTGCCTTTCCCAAATCGAAACGTGACCTGCGGACACTGATTGAGTTCGCCCAACGCAACCGCACCAGTCTGATTCCTCGCACGGCGGGAACGTCGCTGGCCGGGCAAGTTGTTGGCCGCGGCATTGTTGTCGACTTGGGCAAGCACCTGAATCAAATTGGTGAGATTGACGTTGCCAACAAAACGGTCGTCGTCGAACCCGGAGTTGTTCGAGACGAATTGAATCTGGAACTGGCAAACCATGATTTGCTTTTCGGCCCCGAGACATCGACGTCAAATCGCGCGATGATCGGCGGAATGCTGGGCAACAATTCGTGTGGTTCAAACTCCATCGTGTATGGAACGACCCGCGATCAAACGATTGAAGTTTCAGGATTCCTTAGCGACGGTTCCGAAGCGACATTCGGTCCGCTTACAAAATCCGAGTTTCAGCATAAGTGTGAGCTGGGGACGCTTGAAGGGGAAATCTATCGCTACGTCCAAGGCATGCTTGGTGCCGAAGCAAACCGGCGGCTTATTCAACAACACTTTCCAAAGCCATCGATTCATCGACGCAACACGGGCTATGCTCTCGACGCGTTGATGGACAGCGAAGTCTTCGCTGCTGATTCGGACCAGCGGTTTAACTTTTGCAAATTGTTGGCCGGTTCGGAAGGCACGTTGTTCCTCGCGACTTCGATCAAACTTCAGCTTCACGAATTTCCGCCAGCAGAAAACGCGTTGCTATGCGTGCACTTCGACACGGTCGACGAAGCGCTGCGGGCAAATGTGATTGCCATGAAGTTTTCGCTGTTCGCATCAGAGCTGATCGATCAGTTGGTCCTGCAGGGGGCGGCCAGAAATATTGCTCAACGTGAAAACCTGCAATTTGTTGAAGGCCAACCCGGAGCAATCCTGGTGCTTTCGCTGCGCGGTGAAACGATGGCGGATGTTGAAACGCAAGCCGCTGCAATCAAGCGGGAGTTAACCCAGGCGGGGCTTGGATATGCGTTTCCAGTTCTCTCCGGGCGGGAAATTAATCGCATCTGGGATTTGCGTAAAGCCGGTTTGGGCGTCGTGGGAAATGTTCCTGGGGACGACAAACCGGTCGCAGTCATCGAAGACACCGCGGTCGCGATCGAGGACTTGCCAGACTACATTCGGGACGTCGATCAGTTGTTGCTCGAACGACACGATTGCGAATGCGTGCATTATGCTCATGCCGGTAGCGGAGAGATTCATCTGCGACCTGTGCTGAATTTGAAAACTGATAGTGACGTCAAAAAGTTCCGCGACATTGCGACCGATGTTGCCGCGCTAGTCCGAAAGTACAACGGATCGCTTAGCGGTGAACACGGCGACGGTCGATTGCGAAGTGAATTTATCGAATCGATGATCGGGAGCGAGTGCTATGCTCTGCTGCGACGCGTGAAGCAGGTTTTTGACCCGTCTGGCATTCTCAATCCGGGCAAAATTGTCGACCCTGTTCCGATGGACGCGGCTTTACGCTACGCCGGGTTGTCGCAGACCCAATCGATTGAAACCGTGCTCGATTTCGAGAGCACGCTCGGACTGCAAAGAGCGGCCGAAATGTGCACTGGTTCCGGCGACTGTCGCAAATCTGCCAAGATTGGCGGCACGATGTGCCCCAGTTTTATGGCCACTGGAAACGAACGAGACACGACACGGGCTCGGGCGAATATTGTTCGACACGTCCTGACGGAATCAAGCGAGTTAGCCAACGACGAAATTCGCGACGCGATGGATTTGTGTCTGGCGTGCAAAGGCTGTAAGGGCGAGTGTCCTTCGAACGTCGACGTTGGAAAAATCAAGGCCGAGTTTCAACAGGCCTGGCATGACAAGCATGGGATTCCGTTGCGGACCAGGTTTGTGGCTGGGGTTGATCGGCTGAATCGAATGGGATCGATCGTTCCGTGGCTGGCGAACTTCACGACGAAAAACTTCGCGACGGGTTGGTTGCTGAGGAAAGTGATCGGTGTGGCTTCTGGTAGAAGCTTGCCAGAATTTTCACGCGTTGGACTTCGGCGTTGGTTTCGAAATCATGTTCCACACTCAAACGCCGGTCGCAACGGCAAGGTGCTGTTCTTCTGCGATGAGTTCACCAGCTTGACCGAGTCCCATGTGGGAATTGCTGCGATCGAAGTGCTGGAACGACTTGGCTGGGCTGTCGAAATTCCAAACCATCTTGAAAGCGGTCGTGCATCGCTATCGAAAGGTTTGCTGCGGCGTGCGAGAGACATTGCGGCTAACAACGTAAAGCAACTGTCAGCGGTTGTCAGTGAGCAAACTCCCTTGATCAGCGTTGAGCCGTCGGCGATTCTCAGTTTTCGAGACGAGTACGTTGACCTGTTGCGAGGCGAAGAAAAGGAAACGGCAAAGCGGTTGGCAGAAAACTGTCTGACCTTCGAAGAGTTCATTGCGCGGCAGGTCGAAAATGGAAACGTTTCCGCCGAAAGTTTTTCCGATGAACCGAAGACGGTGCGGCTTCACGGGCATTGCCACGAGAAAGCTCTAATTGGCTTGGTCCCCGCCCTGCGAACCTTGCAGGTTCCAGAGAACTATCAAGT